One Curtobacterium sp. MCLR17_032 genomic window carries:
- a CDS encoding NAD(P)H-quinone oxidoreductase: MRAITFSQPGDVDVLTLGELPDPVPGDGEVLVEVAAAGVNNADLQQRQGNYPPPPGASDVLGLEVSGTVRALGTGVTDWAVGDRVCALLSGGGYASLAVVPQAQLLPVPDDLDLVAAAGLPEAACTVYSNIGMLAGLRPGQTLLVHGGTGGMGSHAVLWAKALGARVVATSGGERKVRASRELGADLVIDHRDEDFVERALAFTDGVGVDVVLDVVGPSYLHRNLEVLAPNGHLAIIAAGAGADATLPIGQLMRKRATVSGTTLRARPAAEKAEIVAAVRRDVWPFVEDGRVRPVIDAVVPIADAAEAHRRLASGDVIGKLLLAT; the protein is encoded by the coding sequence ATGCGTGCCATCACCTTCTCCCAGCCCGGCGACGTCGACGTCCTGACCCTCGGCGAGCTGCCCGACCCGGTCCCCGGCGACGGCGAGGTCCTCGTCGAGGTCGCCGCCGCCGGCGTGAACAACGCCGACCTGCAGCAGCGCCAGGGGAACTACCCGCCGCCGCCCGGAGCATCGGACGTGCTCGGGCTCGAGGTGTCCGGCACCGTCCGTGCCCTCGGCACCGGCGTCACGGACTGGGCGGTCGGCGACCGGGTGTGTGCGCTGCTCAGCGGCGGCGGGTACGCCTCGCTCGCCGTGGTCCCGCAGGCGCAGCTGCTGCCGGTGCCGGACGACCTGGACCTGGTGGCGGCCGCCGGGCTGCCCGAGGCGGCCTGCACGGTGTACTCGAACATCGGGATGCTCGCCGGACTGCGACCGGGCCAGACCCTGCTCGTGCACGGCGGGACCGGCGGGATGGGGTCGCACGCGGTGCTCTGGGCGAAGGCCCTCGGCGCGCGGGTGGTCGCGACCTCGGGCGGCGAGCGGAAGGTCCGGGCCTCCCGGGAGCTCGGCGCGGACCTGGTGATCGACCACCGGGACGAGGACTTCGTCGAGCGTGCCCTCGCCTTCACGGACGGCGTCGGCGTGGACGTGGTCCTCGACGTCGTGGGCCCGTCGTACCTGCACCGGAACCTCGAGGTCCTCGCACCGAACGGGCACCTGGCGATCATCGCCGCGGGTGCCGGCGCGGATGCGACCCTGCCGATCGGACAGCTCATGCGGAAGCGCGCGACGGTGAGCGGGACCACGCTCCGGGCTCGTCCCGCTGCCGAGAAGGCCGAGATCGTCGCGGCCGTGCGGCGGGACGTCTGGCCGTTCGTCGAGGACGGACGGGTGCGTCCGGTGATCGATGCCGTGGTGCCGATCGCGGACGCAGCGGAGGCGCACCGCCGGCTCGCCTCCGGCGACGTCATCGGGAAACTCCTGCTGGCCACCTGA
- a CDS encoding amino acid ABC transporter ATP-binding protein produces the protein MTDTTAPVLELRGLRKSFGDQEVLRGIDLAVHRHEVICVIGASGSGKSTLLKTVNLLEGIDDGQVLLQGEDVSDPRVDVDATRARIGVVFQQFNLFPHMSVLDNVTLASRKVHRASRPEAEANARRLLDRIGLGDFAAAFPDRLSGGQQQRVAIVRAIASDPELLLLDEVTSALDPQLVGEVLDLVTELKQQGSTILMTTHEMHFARNVADRIVFLHRGEVVEQGAPAAVLDDPQHPALRAFLARVHAA, from the coding sequence GTGACCGACACGACCGCTCCCGTCCTCGAACTGCGCGGCCTGCGCAAGTCGTTCGGCGACCAGGAGGTCCTGCGTGGCATCGACCTGGCCGTGCACCGCCACGAGGTCATCTGCGTCATCGGGGCCTCCGGCTCCGGCAAGTCGACGCTGCTGAAGACCGTGAACCTGCTCGAGGGGATCGACGACGGTCAGGTGCTGCTGCAGGGCGAGGACGTCTCGGACCCCCGTGTCGACGTGGACGCCACACGCGCCCGGATCGGCGTCGTCTTCCAGCAGTTCAACCTGTTCCCGCACATGAGCGTGCTGGACAACGTGACCCTTGCCTCGCGGAAGGTGCACCGCGCCTCCCGTCCGGAGGCCGAGGCGAACGCGCGCCGGCTGCTCGACCGGATCGGTCTCGGTGACTTCGCCGCGGCGTTCCCGGACCGGCTCTCCGGCGGGCAGCAGCAGCGTGTCGCGATCGTGCGCGCCATCGCGTCGGACCCGGAGCTGCTCCTGCTCGACGAGGTGACGAGCGCACTCGACCCGCAGCTCGTGGGCGAGGTCCTCGACCTGGTGACCGAACTCAAGCAGCAGGGGTCGACGATCCTCATGACCACGCACGAGATGCACTTCGCGCGGAACGTCGCCGACCGGATCGTGTTCCTGCACCGTGGCGAGGTCGTCGAGCAGGGCGCTCCCGCCGCGGTCCTCGACGACCCGCAGCACCCGGCTCTCCGCGCGTTCCTGGCACGCGTGCACGCTGCCTGA
- a CDS encoding amino acid ABC transporter permease: MTTPAGAGTPLVTPAPSQVERERQLYRRQRGRRSVTVSVVSTLVVVVVAWIGIVNTPGWAAVQQSFFDPQVAWETLPDILLGLWLNVRILFAASIGVAVLGTLLAVVRGLRNPVFFPLRMLATGYTDLFRGLPLIIVLYLVGFGLPGLGVFPRLAPEFWGTIAIVLTYSSYVAEVLRAGMEAVHPSQRLAARSLGLSHAQTLRLVVLPQAIRKVTPALMNDFVSMQKDVGLVSILGAVDAVRSAQIAQAEQTNFTPYLVAGLLFVLISLPLIRVTDAIARKQQQREQIGGAV; this comes from the coding sequence ATGACGACGCCCGCAGGGGCCGGCACGCCGCTGGTCACGCCGGCACCCAGCCAGGTCGAACGCGAACGCCAGCTCTACCGTCGGCAGCGCGGACGCCGGTCCGTCACCGTCTCCGTCGTCTCGACCCTGGTGGTCGTGGTAGTGGCGTGGATCGGCATCGTCAACACCCCCGGGTGGGCGGCCGTCCAGCAGTCGTTCTTCGACCCGCAGGTCGCCTGGGAGACGCTGCCGGACATCCTGCTCGGCCTCTGGCTGAACGTCCGGATCCTGTTCGCCGCCAGCATCGGCGTCGCCGTGCTCGGTACCCTGCTCGCCGTCGTCCGTGGCCTCCGCAACCCGGTCTTCTTCCCCCTGCGGATGCTGGCGACCGGTTACACGGACCTGTTCCGCGGCCTGCCGCTCATCATCGTGCTGTACCTGGTCGGCTTCGGCCTGCCCGGTCTCGGCGTCTTCCCGCGGCTGGCGCCCGAGTTCTGGGGGACGATCGCGATCGTGCTGACGTACTCGTCGTACGTCGCCGAGGTGCTCCGAGCCGGGATGGAGGCCGTGCACCCGTCCCAGCGCCTGGCCGCCCGGTCGCTCGGCCTGTCCCACGCACAGACGCTGCGGTTGGTCGTGCTGCCGCAGGCGATCCGCAAGGTCACACCGGCGCTCATGAACGACTTCGTCTCCATGCAGAAGGACGTCGGGCTGGTCTCGATCCTGGGTGCCGTGGACGCGGTCCGCAGCGCCCAGATCGCCCAGGCGGAGCAGACGAACTTCACGCCGTACCTGGTGGCGGGCCTGCTCTTCGTGCTCATCAGCCTGCCGCTGATCCGGGTCACCGACGCGATCGCCCGGAAGCAGCAGCAGCGCGAACAGATCGGAGGCGCGGTGTGA
- a CDS encoding ABC transporter substrate-binding protein codes for MTRPLRLTIALATALVAATALAGCSSGGGDNAAGTVTDGKLTIATGQPAYSPWVEDDEPQSGKGFEAALAYAVAKEMGYGKSDVVWKRSTFDSAIAPGAKDWDLNLQQFSINAKRKKAVDMSSAYYTTTQAVVTKKASDAADDTTVAALKKDTIGVAAGSTSIQSVKDVLGVTPQVFNSNDDAVLALQSGQIDAIVTDLPTAFYISASQVKGGTVSAQFPADGTGDQFGIVLPKGSKLTPKVDAALKSLEGDGTLQDLQTKWLSSETNTPVLK; via the coding sequence GTGACCCGACCCCTCCGCCTGACCATCGCCCTCGCCACGGCCCTCGTCGCCGCGACCGCCCTCGCCGGCTGCTCGTCCGGTGGTGGTGACAACGCCGCCGGCACCGTGACCGACGGCAAGCTCACGATCGCCACCGGCCAGCCCGCGTACTCGCCCTGGGTCGAGGACGACGAGCCGCAGTCCGGCAAGGGCTTCGAGGCCGCCCTGGCCTATGCCGTCGCGAAGGAGATGGGCTACGGCAAGAGCGACGTGGTCTGGAAGCGCAGCACCTTCGACAGCGCCATCGCGCCGGGTGCGAAGGACTGGGACCTCAACCTGCAGCAGTTCTCGATCAACGCCAAGCGCAAGAAGGCCGTGGACATGTCGTCTGCGTACTACACGACCACGCAGGCGGTCGTGACGAAGAAGGCGTCCGACGCCGCCGATGACACCACCGTCGCCGCACTGAAGAAGGACACGATCGGCGTCGCGGCCGGCTCGACGAGCATCCAGAGCGTCAAGGACGTGCTCGGTGTCACCCCGCAGGTCTTCAACTCCAACGACGACGCCGTCCTCGCGCTGCAGTCGGGCCAGATCGACGCCATCGTCACCGACCTGCCGACCGCCTTCTACATCTCGGCCTCGCAGGTGAAGGGCGGCACGGTGTCGGCGCAGTTCCCGGCCGACGGTACCGGCGACCAGTTCGGCATCGTCCTGCCGAAGGGCTCGAAGCTCACGCCGAAGGTCGACGCGGCACTCAAGTCCCTCGAGGGCGACGGCACGCTGCAGGACCTGCAGACGAAGTGGCTGTCCTCCGAGACGAACACCCCGGTCCTGAAGTGA
- a CDS encoding cupin domain-containing protein, whose product MTDTAPRPGMAARRTVTGDLVEWLDVPSRARALGMEPHPEGGWYVRTWTSPATVQTPAGERPAATLIHFLLPRGESSAWHRVTSDEIWMWHGPDTVELELGGSGDQPEPGARITLGPDAGRDRVNDAQAFVRGGVWQRTIPHEGEVLLSCLVSPGFSFEDFTLAD is encoded by the coding sequence ATGACCGACACCGCACCCCGACCCGGCATGGCCGCACGCCGGACCGTCACCGGCGACCTCGTCGAGTGGCTCGACGTCCCGTCCCGCGCCCGTGCCCTCGGCATGGAGCCGCACCCCGAGGGCGGGTGGTACGTCCGGACCTGGACCTCCCCGGCCACCGTGCAGACGCCCGCGGGGGAGCGTCCCGCCGCGACGCTCATCCACTTCCTGCTGCCCCGGGGCGAGTCCTCGGCCTGGCACCGGGTCACGAGCGACGAGATCTGGATGTGGCACGGACCCGACACCGTCGAGCTCGAACTCGGCGGGTCGGGCGACCAGCCGGAGCCCGGAGCGCGGATCACCCTCGGGCCGGACGCCGGTCGCGACCGGGTCAACGACGCGCAGGCGTTCGTCCGCGGCGGTGTCTGGCAGCGGACGATCCCGCACGAGGGCGAGGTGCTCCTCAGCTGCCTGGTGTCGCCCGGGTTCTCGTTCGAGGACTTCACCCTCGCCGACTGA